From the genome of Scleropages formosus chromosome 25, fSclFor1.1, whole genome shotgun sequence:
AAATACGTCTCCCTCACCCTTGAAGTTAAATATGCAGCTCCACTTTGTTTGCACTACAAGAACAGTCCGAATGCCAGTGTCAGGCTGCCGTTCCAACCCAACAGCCACTCTTGACTGACTGACTTTCCTCTAAGTGGTGTTTTGGCAAATGTCAAAGAGGCAATCAAggaggagggtttttttttaatgtatttatttttttactatttttaaacTAATATTTAACCTCCCCATCGCTcttaattcattttttctttaactcgtggaaaaataaagaacagctGCTGCGGTAGTTTCATCGGCAAAAGCGGCTGCCAAAGTCCACCGGccctttttttaacttattttttttcgTGTGTGGGTTACTTTTTAATTGTTGCCCTCCCCTCCCTCGTCATCTTGCTGGTCGCTCGTCCACAGCGTGAGGTTGTCCCGGAGCAGCTGCATGATGAGCGTGGAGTCTTTGTAGGAGTCCTCGTTGAGGGTGTCGAGCTCGGCGATGGCATCATCAAAGGCGGTCTTGGCCAGGTGGCAGGCCTGTTCGGGTGCGTTCTGGATCTCGTAGTAGAAGACCGAATAGTTGAGAGCCAGACCCAGGCGGATGGGATGGGTTGGCTGCATGTGCTCCTTGCTGATCTCATGCGCCTCACTGTAGGCCTTCTCGGAGGACTCGACCACCGCAGCCCGCTTTTCACCCGTGGCCACCTCAGCCAGGTAGCGGTAGTAGTCGCCCTTCATCTTCAGGTAGAAAACTTTGCTCTCATGCTGCGTGTCGCTGCAATTTTTAATTAGGAAGTTGTCCAGCAGATTAAGAACATCCTGGCACACAGCCTCCAGCTCCTTCTCTATCTTCTCACGGTAGGCCCTCACCATCTCGATCTTCTTTTCGTTGCCATCTGCCGAAGTCTTCTGCTCAATGCTGGAGA
Proteins encoded in this window:
- the ywhag1 gene encoding 14-3-3 protein gamma-1 translates to MVDREQLVQKARLAEQAERYDDMAAAMKSVTELNEALSNEERNLLSVAYKNVVGARRSSWRVISSIEQKTSADGNEKKIEMVRAYREKIEKELEAVCQDVLNLLDNFLIKNCSDTQHESKVFYLKMKGDYYRYLAEVATGEKRAAVVESSEKAYSEAHEISKEHMQPTHPIRLGLALNYSVFYYEIQNAPEQACHLAKTAFDDAIAELDTLNEDSYKDSTLIMQLLRDNLTLWTSDQQDDEGGEGNN